The following proteins come from a genomic window of Mycolicibacterium rufum:
- a CDS encoding alpha/beta hydrolase: MFRSVPAVVAVTMSLAVAVSACSPGLAANPRYATDSGAGPQGATQTSDKPAGPPGVEAPKNDLSWRDCTSRVFSAAAVDPLPGVTLDCASYDADLDPISGANGSVSIGVVRARSAQTPADAGPLVMTTGSDLPSSVQLPAWLSRAGADVLAKHPIVAVDRRGIGMSGALDCRDVFDRQEMFEQAQFQSGDDPVANLGAITMTATTSCTDTIAPGDSAYDNAHAAEDLERLRTTWDVPALALLGVGNGAQVALAYAGSHPNKVARLVLDSPLPLGISAEAATEQRVRGEQASLDAWTTQCLATNCPLGPDPKGAVDALFSAARAGNGPGGASVAAVADAISTALAFPQGNRVDAGNELAQAIADANSGDNNRLNNLINTAETLRQTDGQFVNSCSDALNRPTPDRVRELVVEWGKRYPQFGTVGALDMVKCLNWPSGTAPKEPQGLTTPTLLLGVQNDPIVGGEGVAAVAATAINAGSTNKRVMWQGIGHGASIYSPCALPPVLAYLESGQLPATDTYCPA, translated from the coding sequence ATGTTTCGTTCGGTGCCGGCCGTCGTGGCGGTGACGATGTCGTTGGCCGTGGCCGTGTCGGCCTGCTCCCCCGGCCTGGCCGCTAACCCGCGCTACGCCACCGACTCCGGGGCCGGCCCGCAGGGCGCCACCCAGACCAGCGACAAGCCCGCCGGACCACCGGGGGTCGAGGCGCCCAAGAACGACCTGTCCTGGCGGGACTGCACCTCGCGGGTGTTCAGCGCCGCCGCGGTGGATCCGCTGCCGGGCGTCACGCTCGACTGCGCGAGTTACGACGCCGACCTCGATCCGATCAGCGGGGCCAACGGCAGCGTGAGCATCGGCGTGGTGCGCGCCCGCTCTGCCCAGACCCCGGCCGACGCGGGCCCGCTGGTGATGACGACCGGGTCGGATCTGCCGTCCTCGGTCCAGCTGCCGGCCTGGCTGTCGCGCGCGGGCGCCGACGTGCTCGCCAAGCACCCGATCGTCGCCGTCGACCGCCGCGGCATCGGGATGTCCGGCGCGCTGGACTGCCGCGACGTGTTCGACCGGCAGGAGATGTTCGAGCAGGCCCAGTTCCAGTCCGGAGACGACCCGGTGGCCAACCTCGGCGCGATCACGATGACCGCGACGACGAGCTGCACCGACACCATCGCCCCCGGCGACTCCGCGTACGACAACGCCCACGCCGCCGAGGACCTCGAGCGGTTGCGCACCACCTGGGACGTCCCTGCGCTGGCCCTGCTCGGCGTGGGCAACGGGGCGCAGGTGGCGCTGGCCTACGCCGGTTCGCATCCCAACAAGGTGGCCCGGCTGGTGCTGGATTCGCCGTTGCCGCTGGGCATCTCCGCCGAGGCCGCCACCGAGCAGCGGGTCAGGGGTGAGCAGGCCTCGCTCGATGCGTGGACCACCCAGTGCCTGGCGACCAACTGCCCCCTCGGCCCCGACCCGAAGGGCGCCGTCGACGCTCTGTTCTCGGCGGCGCGAGCCGGGAACGGCCCCGGCGGGGCGTCGGTGGCCGCCGTCGCCGACGCGATCTCCACGGCGCTGGCGTTCCCCCAGGGCAACCGGGTGGACGCCGGCAACGAGCTGGCCCAGGCGATCGCCGACGCCAACTCCGGGGACAACAACCGCCTCAACAACCTGATCAACACCGCGGAGACGCTGCGCCAGACCGACGGCCAGTTCGTGAACTCCTGCAGCGACGCCCTCAACCGCCCCACCCCCGACCGGGTGCGCGAGCTGGTGGTCGAGTGGGGCAAGCGGTACCCGCAGTTCGGCACGGTCGGGGCCCTGGACATGGTCAAGTGCCTGAACTGGCCCAGCGGCACCGCACCGAAGGAACCCCAGGGGTTGACGACGCCGACGCTGCTGCTCGGCGTGCAGAACGACCCCATCGTCGGCGGCGAGGGCGTCGCGGCCGTCGCGGCGACGGCGATCAATGCGGGGTCGACCAACAAGCGGGTGATGTGGCAGGGCATCGGCCACGGCGCGTCGATCTACTCGCCGTGCGCACTGCCGCCGGTGCTCGCCTACCTCGAGAGTGGCCAATTGCCCGCAACGGACACGTACTGCCCGGCCTGA
- the aftC gene encoding arabinofuranan 3-O-arabinosyltransferase — translation MRDLVVKAFRPRTSPPTTASVLRSVLWPLAILSVIHRSYVLVFNRYITDDFAPVYRAVINFKFGWDIYNEHFDYVDPHYLYPPGGTLIMAPFGYLPEVASRNWFIFFNTVAIILAGYFLLRLFGFGLSSVAAPALLLAMFCTESVTNTLVFGNINGVMLLLEVLFFRWLLDGNRSHEWWAGISIGLTLVVKPLLAPLLLLPLLNRQWRALVTAIAVPVAFNVAAWPLISDPMNFVTRTVPYIFSTRDYFNSSILGNGLYFGLPMGLILLLRILFGVLGAAALWLLYRYYRTRDPFFWMLTSSGVLLTTSWLVLSLGQGYYSITLFPFLMTVVLPNSVIRSWVAWLAVYGFLTMDRWLLWQLPSTGRALEYLKITYGWSLMVIVVFTTLLYRYLDARADGRLDDGIDPAWLPRPRSEPVAPSNLAP, via the coding sequence GTGCGTGATCTTGTGGTGAAAGCGTTCAGGCCCCGCACCAGCCCGCCCACCACCGCCTCGGTTCTGCGCTCGGTCCTGTGGCCGCTGGCGATCCTGTCCGTCATCCATCGCAGCTACGTCCTGGTCTTCAACCGCTACATCACCGACGATTTCGCGCCGGTCTACCGCGCGGTGATCAACTTCAAGTTCGGCTGGGACATCTACAACGAGCACTTCGACTACGTCGACCCGCACTACCTCTACCCGCCGGGCGGCACGCTGATCATGGCGCCGTTCGGCTACCTGCCCGAGGTGGCGTCGCGCAACTGGTTCATCTTCTTCAACACGGTGGCGATCATCCTCGCCGGCTACTTCCTGTTGCGGCTGTTCGGTTTCGGGCTCAGCTCGGTGGCCGCGCCGGCGCTGCTGCTGGCGATGTTCTGCACCGAGAGCGTCACCAACACCCTGGTGTTCGGCAACATCAACGGCGTCATGCTGTTGCTCGAGGTGCTGTTCTTCCGGTGGCTGCTGGACGGCAACCGCAGCCACGAGTGGTGGGCCGGGATCAGCATCGGCCTGACCCTGGTCGTCAAACCGCTGCTGGCCCCGCTGCTGCTCCTGCCGCTGCTCAACCGTCAGTGGCGGGCGCTGGTCACCGCGATCGCGGTACCCGTCGCGTTCAACGTCGCCGCGTGGCCGCTGATCTCCGACCCGATGAACTTCGTCACCCGCACGGTGCCCTACATCTTCTCCACCCGCGACTACTTCAACAGCTCGATCCTCGGCAACGGCCTCTACTTCGGGCTGCCGATGGGGCTGATCCTGCTGCTGCGCATCCTGTTCGGGGTGTTGGGCGCCGCGGCGCTGTGGCTGCTGTACCGCTACTACCGCACCCGCGACCCGTTCTTCTGGATGCTGACGTCCTCGGGCGTGCTGCTCACGACGTCGTGGCTGGTGCTCTCGCTGGGGCAGGGCTACTACTCGATCACGCTGTTCCCGTTCCTGATGACCGTGGTGCTACCGAACTCGGTGATCCGCAGCTGGGTGGCGTGGCTGGCCGTCTACGGATTTCTCACCATGGACCGCTGGCTGCTGTGGCAGCTGCCCAGCACCGGCCGGGCACTGGAATACCTCAAGATCACCTACGGCTGGTCGCTGATGGTGATCGTCGTGTTCACCACGCTGCTCTACCGCTACCTGGACGCCCGGGCCGACGGGCGTCTCGACGACGGGATCGACCCGGCGTGGCTGCCGCGGCCCCGCTCCGAGCCGGTGGCGCCGAGTAACCTGGCACCATGA
- a CDS encoding Clp protease N-terminal domain-containing protein, translating into MTDAAKISHPVRLDDLIDVITRVHDQPLDQLTDAVLAAEALGEVADHLIGHFVDQARRSGASWTEIGKCMGVTKQAAQKRFVPRTPTDAAALDPSAGFSRFTPRARAVIVEAQNRAHAAGNAEIRPAHLVLGLFADPTGLAARLIADQGIALDTVADTVTLPPRADHVPALIPFDADAKKALEVTFRQALRLGHNYIGTEHLLLALYEQEGQEGELHRLGVDIDRFERDLRAALEPFTE; encoded by the coding sequence ATGACCGATGCTGCGAAGATCAGCCACCCCGTCCGCCTCGACGACCTCATCGACGTCATCACCCGCGTCCACGACCAGCCGCTGGATCAACTCACCGACGCCGTGCTGGCCGCCGAAGCCCTGGGCGAGGTGGCCGACCACCTGATCGGCCACTTCGTCGACCAGGCCCGCCGGTCGGGCGCGTCGTGGACCGAGATCGGCAAGTGCATGGGCGTCACCAAGCAGGCCGCCCAGAAGCGCTTCGTGCCGAGGACACCCACCGACGCGGCGGCCCTGGATCCCAGCGCCGGCTTCAGCCGGTTCACGCCCCGGGCCCGCGCGGTGATCGTCGAGGCGCAGAACCGGGCGCACGCGGCGGGCAACGCCGAGATCCGGCCGGCGCACCTGGTGCTCGGCCTCTTCGCCGACCCGACCGGGCTGGCCGCCCGCCTGATCGCCGACCAGGGCATCGCTCTCGACACCGTCGCCGACACCGTCACCCTGCCGCCCCGGGCGGACCACGTGCCCGCCCTCATCCCGTTCGACGCCGACGCCAAGAAGGCGCTCGAGGTGACCTTCCGCCAGGCGTTGCGGCTGGGCCACAACTACATCGGCACCGAACACCTGCTGCTCGCGCTCTACGAGCAGGAGGGCCAGGAGGGCGAACTGCACCGCCTCGGGGTCGACATCGACCGTTTCGAGCGGGACCTGCGGGCCGCACTGGAGCCGTTCACGGAATGA
- the msrB gene encoding peptide-methionine (R)-S-oxide reductase MsrB: protein MTGPKLELSDDQWRERLTPEEFAVLRRAGTERPFTGEYTDTTTEGVYQCRACGAELFRSTEKFESHCGWPSFFDPADSDAVILRTDDSLGMRRVEVLCANCHSHLGHVFEGEGYPTPTDQRYCINSISLRLVPAQR, encoded by the coding sequence ATGACGGGTCCCAAACTGGAACTGAGCGACGACCAGTGGCGTGAACGCCTCACCCCCGAGGAGTTCGCCGTGTTGCGCCGGGCGGGCACCGAGCGTCCGTTCACCGGTGAATACACCGACACCACCACCGAGGGCGTCTATCAGTGCCGCGCCTGCGGCGCCGAATTGTTCCGCAGCACAGAGAAATTCGAATCGCACTGCGGCTGGCCGTCGTTCTTCGACCCCGCCGACTCCGACGCGGTGATCCTGCGCACCGACGATTCGCTGGGCATGCGCCGGGTCGAGGTGCTGTGCGCCAACTGCCACAGCCATCTCGGGCACGTGTTCGAGGGCGAGGGCTACCCGACGCCGACCGACCAGCGGTACTGCATCAACTCGATCTCACTGCGTCTGGTGCCCGCCCAACGGTGA
- a CDS encoding SRPBCC family protein yields MTDRLEVSRTIPAPAADVFAVLCDPQGHVAIDATGMLQDADGDPVRSAGDSFVVRMDRESLNDFPLGRYDVTVQITDYDRDRLIAWTILGQIRPQIGHVYGYRLAPTEEGTVVTSFYDWSGIDQHWRDAKIFPVVSEGALRATLGILDRTVRRGYPGAAGSTTG; encoded by the coding sequence ATGACCGACCGCCTCGAGGTGTCCCGCACGATTCCCGCCCCCGCCGCCGACGTGTTCGCGGTGCTCTGCGATCCGCAGGGTCATGTGGCGATCGACGCCACGGGCATGCTGCAGGACGCCGACGGCGATCCGGTCCGCAGTGCAGGTGACTCCTTCGTCGTGCGCATGGACCGCGAGTCGCTCAACGACTTCCCCCTCGGCCGCTACGACGTGACGGTCCAGATCACCGACTACGACCGGGACCGGCTGATCGCGTGGACGATTCTGGGCCAGATCCGGCCGCAGATCGGCCACGTGTACGGCTACCGCCTCGCGCCGACCGAGGAGGGCACCGTGGTGACGTCGTTCTACGACTGGTCCGGCATCGACCAGCACTGGCGCGACGCGAAGATCTTCCCCGTGGTGTCCGAGGGCGCCCTGCGCGCGACGTTGGGCATCCTCGACCGCACGGTCCGGCGCGGCTACCCCGGCGCCGCAGGGTCAACCACGGGTTGA
- the zapE gene encoding cell division protein ZapE, with translation MQGSSFSAGDVAHLTDRRPSVTPERLVAQLVPPPTFADVSFDTYRPDPAEPTQAAAVQACRRFCEQALERRAGKKKLFGKREVLPGVGIYLDGGFGVGKTHLLASSYYATGSNEYRRAFATFGELTQLAGVFGFVECIDLLADYALVCIDEFELDDPGNTTLISRLLSALVERGVSVAATSNTLPEQLGEGRFAAQDFLREINTLAAMFTTVRIEGPDYRHRGLPPAPEPLGDDEVARRAAEVPGATLDDFDALCAHLATMHPSRYLTLIEGVSEVFLTGVHPLDDQNVALRLVSLTDRLYDAGIPVVASGAKLDTVFSDEMLAGGFRKKYLRATSRLLALTAAGQTGRTIT, from the coding sequence ATGCAGGGGTCCAGCTTCAGCGCCGGCGATGTCGCGCACCTGACCGATCGGCGTCCCAGCGTCACGCCGGAACGGCTGGTGGCCCAACTGGTCCCGCCGCCGACGTTCGCCGACGTCAGCTTCGACACCTACCGGCCCGATCCGGCCGAGCCGACGCAGGCGGCCGCGGTGCAGGCGTGCCGCCGGTTCTGCGAGCAGGCCCTCGAGCGGCGGGCCGGGAAGAAGAAGCTGTTCGGCAAGCGGGAGGTGCTGCCCGGCGTCGGTATCTACCTCGACGGCGGTTTCGGGGTGGGCAAGACCCACCTGTTGGCGTCGTCGTACTACGCGACCGGAAGCAACGAATACCGGCGGGCGTTCGCCACGTTCGGCGAGCTGACCCAGCTGGCCGGGGTGTTCGGCTTCGTCGAGTGCATCGACCTGCTCGCCGACTACGCGCTGGTGTGCATCGACGAGTTCGAACTCGACGACCCCGGCAACACCACGCTGATCTCCCGCCTGCTCTCGGCGCTCGTCGAGCGGGGCGTGTCGGTGGCGGCCACCTCCAACACACTGCCCGAACAGCTCGGTGAGGGCCGGTTTGCCGCGCAGGACTTTCTCCGCGAGATCAACACGCTCGCAGCGATGTTCACCACGGTGCGCATCGAGGGGCCGGACTACCGGCACCGCGGACTGCCGCCCGCGCCGGAACCGCTCGGCGACGACGAGGTGGCGCGGCGGGCCGCCGAGGTGCCGGGCGCGACGCTCGACGACTTCGACGCGCTGTGCGCACATCTGGCGACCATGCATCCGTCGCGGTACCTGACGCTGATCGAGGGGGTCTCGGAGGTGTTCCTGACCGGGGTGCATCCGCTCGACGACCAGAACGTGGCCCTGCGCCTGGTCTCGTTGACCGACCGGCTCTACGACGCGGGCATCCCGGTGGTCGCCTCCGGCGCGAAGCTGGACACGGTCTTCAGCGACGAGATGCTCGCCGGCGGGTTCCGCAAGAAGTACCTGCGAGCCACGTCGCGGCTGCTGGCGTTGACCGCCGCGGGTCAGACCGGGCGGACCATCACGTAG
- a CDS encoding GNAT family N-acetyltransferase, which yields MERGLSLHIGAADPARVTELADVAARTFPLACPPSCTPADIGAFIAENLTEARFGDYLDDPDRTVLTATQDGRIIGYAMMIRGVPDDPDVTAAVTARPAVELSKMYVLPDAHGAGVSTALMSAALAHAENSAAASVWLGVNQNNGRAQRFYAKHGFTVTGTKTFRLGTHLEADYVMVRPV from the coding sequence GTGGAACGTGGCCTGAGCCTGCACATCGGCGCCGCCGACCCCGCGCGGGTGACCGAACTCGCCGACGTCGCCGCCCGCACCTTCCCGCTGGCCTGTCCCCCGTCGTGCACCCCGGCCGACATCGGCGCGTTCATTGCCGAGAACCTCACCGAAGCGCGCTTCGGGGACTACCTCGACGACCCCGACCGGACCGTGCTGACCGCCACGCAGGACGGCCGGATCATCGGCTACGCCATGATGATTCGCGGCGTGCCCGACGACCCCGATGTGACCGCGGCGGTGACAGCGCGGCCGGCGGTGGAGCTGTCGAAGATGTACGTGCTGCCCGACGCCCACGGCGCGGGGGTGTCGACCGCGCTGATGTCGGCCGCGCTCGCGCACGCCGAGAACAGCGCGGCCGCGTCGGTGTGGCTCGGCGTCAACCAGAACAACGGTCGCGCGCAACGTTTCTACGCCAAGCACGGGTTCACCGTCACCGGCACCAAGACGTTCCGGTTGGGCACCCACCTCGAGGCCGACTACGTGATGGTCCGCCCGGTCTGA
- a CDS encoding pyrimidine reductase family protein: MSADDDGTQFTLLGGAGAVGAAGLADQYAYPETGAGCWVRANMVASADGGATSAGKSGGLGGAGDKALFGTLRGLADVVLVGAATARVEDYSGVTLDPAQRAARRDRGQAEIPPIAVLTRSGSVDPDAALFTRTEVAPLVFTSSAAAAGVRERLGTRAEVIDASGGDPDSLDLARVLDALAARGLRRVLAEGGPGILGMLIAEDLLDELCLTVSPVLVGGAAGRIVTGEADGRTPLRLRHTLSDAEGYLFLSYVRADVGRAR; this comes from the coding sequence ATGTCCGCAGACGACGACGGGACGCAGTTCACACTGCTGGGCGGCGCCGGCGCGGTCGGCGCTGCCGGGCTGGCCGACCAGTACGCCTACCCCGAGACCGGCGCGGGTTGCTGGGTGCGCGCGAACATGGTCGCCTCGGCCGACGGGGGCGCGACGAGCGCCGGGAAATCGGGAGGCCTGGGCGGGGCGGGTGACAAGGCGCTGTTCGGCACCCTGCGCGGGCTCGCCGACGTGGTGCTCGTCGGCGCGGCCACCGCGCGGGTCGAGGACTACTCCGGGGTGACGCTCGACCCCGCGCAGCGCGCGGCCCGGCGGGACCGCGGGCAGGCCGAGATCCCGCCGATCGCGGTGCTCACCCGATCCGGCTCGGTGGACCCCGACGCCGCGCTGTTCACCCGCACCGAGGTGGCTCCGCTGGTGTTCACCAGTTCCGCCGCGGCGGCGGGCGTGCGGGAGCGGCTGGGCACGCGGGCCGAGGTGATCGACGCCTCGGGCGGCGACCCCGATTCACTGGACCTGGCCAGGGTGCTCGACGCGCTGGCCGCGCGAGGACTGCGTCGGGTGCTGGCCGAGGGCGGCCCGGGGATACTCGGCATGCTGATCGCCGAGGACCTGCTCGACGAGCTGTGCCTGACCGTCTCCCCCGTCCTGGTCGGCGGCGCGGCAGGCCGCATCGTCACCGGCGAGGCGGACGGCCGGACCCCGCTGCGGCTGCGTCACACACTGTCCGACGCCGAGGGCTACCTGTTCCTGAGCTACGTGCGCGCCGACGTGGGCCGGGCGCGCTGA
- a CDS encoding PPOX class F420-dependent oxidoreductase — translation MELNPAGRALIGRGADATLVTLNPDGSPQVTLVWVALQSTADGDELVVAHLSEHKKVRNVRRDPRVAVTIVAPDGPTAVMRPYLAVTGTARIVEGGAPELLADLAETLAAPGAGFPPPDAPPGYLTRIRIETVGGVGPWVPSPA, via the coding sequence ATGGAACTCAACCCGGCCGGCCGCGCCCTCATCGGTCGTGGCGCCGACGCCACGCTGGTCACCCTCAACCCCGACGGCAGCCCACAGGTGACCCTGGTCTGGGTGGCGCTGCAGTCCACCGCCGACGGCGACGAGTTGGTCGTCGCGCACCTGTCCGAACACAAGAAGGTGCGCAACGTGCGCCGGGATCCGCGGGTCGCGGTCACCATCGTCGCGCCGGACGGGCCGACCGCGGTGATGCGGCCCTACCTGGCCGTCACCGGGACGGCCCGCATCGTCGAGGGTGGCGCGCCGGAACTGCTCGCCGACCTCGCCGAGACACTGGCCGCACCCGGCGCGGGTTTCCCGCCACCCGACGCCCCGCCCGGCTACCTGACCAGGATCCGCATCGAGACGGTCGGCGGCGTCGGCCCCTGGGTGCCGTCCCCGGCCTAA